A region of Arabidopsis thaliana chromosome 5, partial sequence DNA encodes the following proteins:
- the RABA4C gene encoding RAB GTPase homolog A4C (RAB GTPase homolog A4C (RABA4C); FUNCTIONS IN: GTP binding; INVOLVED IN: protein transport, small GTPase mediated signal transduction; LOCATED IN: endomembrane system; EXPRESSED IN: 15 plant structures; EXPRESSED DURING: 7 growth stages; CONTAINS InterPro DOMAIN/s: Ras GTPase (InterPro:IPR001806), Small GTP-binding protein (InterPro:IPR005225), Small GTPase (InterPro:IPR020851), Ras (InterPro:IPR013753), Ras small GTPase, Rab type (InterPro:IPR003579), Rab11-related (InterPro:IPR015595); BEST Arabidopsis thaliana protein match is: RAB GTPase homolog A4D (TAIR:AT3G12160.1); Has 1807 Blast hits to 1807 proteins in 277 species: Archae - 0; Bacteria - 0; Metazoa - 736; Fungi - 347; Plants - 385; Viruses - 0; Other Eukaryotes - 339 (source: NCBI BLink).), with protein sequence MSKFQSNFNQKIDYVFKVVLIGDSAVGKSQLLARFSRNEFSIESKATIGVEFQTRTLEIDRKTIKAQIWDTAGQERYRAVTSAYYRGAVGAMLVYDITKRQSFDHVARWLEELRGHADKNIVIMLIGNKTDLGTLRAVPTEDAKEFAQRENLFFMETSALDSNNVEPSFLTVLTEIYRIVSKKNLVANEEGESGGDSSLLQGTKIVVAGEETESKGKGCCGTS encoded by the exons ATGTCAAAATTTCAGAGCAATTTCAATCAGAAGATAGATTATGTGTTCAAGGTAGTCTTGATCGGCGACTCTGCTGTTGGTAAATCTCAGCTTCTCGCTAGGTTTTCAAGAAACGAGTTCAGTATCGAATCTAAAGCAACGATCGGTGTCGAGTTTCAGACAAGAACACTTGAAATCGATCGTAAAACTATCAAAGCTCAGATATGGGACACTGCTGGTCAAGAACG GTATCGAGCGGTGACGAGTGCATACTACAGAGGAGCAGTAGGGGCAATGTTAGTTTACGATATAACAAAACGACAGTCGTTTGATCATGTAGCGAGATGGTTAGAAGAATTGAGAGGACATGCTGACAAAAACATTGTGATTATGCTAATAGGAAACAAAACTGATCTCGGGACACTTCGAGCTGTACCAACCGAGGATGCTAAAGAATTTGCTCAAAGAGAAAATCTGTTTTTCATGGAGACATCAGCCTTGGATTCAAACAATGTTGAGCCTTCGTTCCTCACGGTTTTGACGGAAATATATCGAATTGTGAGTAAAAAGAATCTTGTTGCTAATGAGGAAGGAGAATCTGGAGGAGACTCTTCTCTTTTGCAAGGAACTAAGATTGTTGTTGCTGGAGAAGAGACTGAATCTAAAGGAAAAGGTTGTTGTGGAACATCATAG